The genomic stretch GATTTACAAGCCGAACAAGGGAAAAATAATATAAATGCAGGAATTTTTATAAGCAACAACTTTATAAAAAATAATTTTTCAGATATTATAAACCCTTTTGAAAACAAAGTTTTACAACAGTCAAAAACCAATTTATGCTCCCAATTTTACTTAAATCAAATTTTAAATTTAAATAGCGATGATCCATTAGATAGGCTATTTGTAGAGAGCAAGGTTTTGGAGCTAATACATAATGAATTTATTAACCTTAAGAGATATAAAAAACAAAACAATCATGTCATCTTGAGTGAATTTGACAAAGCAGCAATAATAAAAGCAAAAGAAATTTTAGCATCCAATATCCAAAATCCACCTAGTATAAAAGAGCTTGCAAGAAAGATCAAACTAAATGAATTTAAGTTAAAATTCGGTTTTAAAAAGCTATTTAATCAAACTCCTTATGAATTTTTACATAAAGAAAGGATAAAACACGCTTTTGATTTAGCAAAAAATTCGGAAATGAATATATCGGAAATATCAGCAGCCGTAGGATTTAAAAATCAAGGTTATTTCGCCAAAGCTTTCAAGAAGCACTATAATATTTCGCCAAAAGATATAATGAAAACAAGAGAATATTATTACTAATAAACTACTTAATATAACTTAAAATTTTATATTTTTAGCCAATAAAATGAGATTTTAAACTTTACAAAGATATAATAGCTAAAAATTATTATAAGAAAGGAAACTAATGTCCGTAACACAAGACAGACGGAATTTTATCGGATTGGCATTCGGTGCGGTTGCTGCCGTAGGCGGTGCTTTTTCGCTTGTAGCCGTCAAAAAAACTTGGGATCCGCTCCCAAGCGTAAAAGCGGCAGGATTTACTACCGTAGATCTTAGTCCCATGAAAGACGGTGAAATGCGCCAAATCGAATGGCGTAAAAAACCTATCTTTATTCTAAAAAAAGATGCAAATATGCCTGCTAACGACAAAAGAGACGTAGTAGTCGGGGATTCAAGATACATAGTAGCCATAGCGCTTTGCACCCATCTTGGCTGTATTCCTGAGTGGAGAGCAAGCAAGCAAGTCTTTATCTGCGCCTGTCACGCGGGAGAATTTAACGTAGACGGTATCAACACCTTCGGTCCTCCTCCAAGACCTCTTGATATACCGCCGTTTAAGATAGACGGGACCAAGCTAGTACTTGGCGAAACGGGTCCTGAGTATGAAAAACTTGTAGCTCAGGCATAGGAGGAAAATATGGCACAAATTCGTAAATCAACAGGGATAATGGACTGGCTAGATCAAAGAATAGCGCTTAATAAAATGATGAAAGTGCTAGTTAGCGAGTACTGGATACCGAAAAACATCAATTTCTTGTGGGCTATGGGCGTTATTCTTACGACGCTTTTCGTATTGCTTTTGGTAACGGGCTTTTTACTTATGATGTATTACAAGCCTGATATAAATTTAGCCTTTGACAGCGTAAACTACACTATCATGAAAGAGGTTGAATACGGCTGGCTATGGCGACATATACACGCAGTTGCAGCATCTGTGATCTTTTTAATCATCTACATTCACACTTTTACCGCGATTTATTACGGCTCGTATAAAAAAGGCAGAGAGCTTATCTGGGTAAGCGGTATGCTGCTTTTCATACTATTTTCGGCTGAAGCTTTTAGCGGATATATGCTTCCATGGGGACAGATGAGCTACTGGGCGGCGATGGTTATCACAAACTTATTTGGCGGAAT from Campylobacter sp. RM16189 encodes the following:
- the petA gene encoding ubiquinol-cytochrome c reductase iron-sulfur subunit, whose amino-acid sequence is MSVTQDRRNFIGLAFGAVAAVGGAFSLVAVKKTWDPLPSVKAAGFTTVDLSPMKDGEMRQIEWRKKPIFILKKDANMPANDKRDVVVGDSRYIVAIALCTHLGCIPEWRASKQVFICACHAGEFNVDGINTFGPPPRPLDIPPFKIDGTKLVLGETGPEYEKLVAQA
- a CDS encoding AraC family transcriptional regulator gives rise to the protein MKKIKVDEIYQKLHRYDGGDIDEKEMRISTKRVQINDDMDFWIQKFSFKNDTEIINDLYPINGFFINFTIEGGATLKTFNSKIKYCNNLTTISTANNLLADLQAEQGKNNINAGIFISNNFIKNNFSDIINPFENKVLQQSKTNLCSQFYLNQILNLNSDDPLDRLFVESKVLELIHNEFINLKRYKKQNNHVILSEFDKAAIIKAKEILASNIQNPPSIKELARKIKLNEFKLKFGFKKLFNQTPYEFLHKERIKHAFDLAKNSEMNISEISAAVGFKNQGYFAKAFKKHYNISPKDIMKTREYYY